In Prunus dulcis chromosome 1, ALMONDv2, whole genome shotgun sequence, the following are encoded in one genomic region:
- the LOC117631565 gene encoding DNA topoisomerase 3-beta isoform X1 has protein sequence MASNKVIMVAEKPSIALSIASVLSRGQMSTRKASTDVHEFEGMFLGFHVHFKVTSVIGHVFSVDFPEKYQNWTTTDPLDLFQAPIQKTEANPKAHIRRHLSQEARGYGNLVLWLDCDREGENICFEVMDCIGHSNETRRRIYRARFSSVTEKDILKAMDNLVEPNKDEALAVDARQEIDLKVGVAFTRFQTSFFQGKYGNLDSRVISYGPCQTPTLGFCVQRYLQINTFKPEKFWAVRPYIMQKGYELQLEWERNKLFDYDVAVMFQKLVMEDGILEVTEIVEKQESKSRPSGLNTVNLLKVASSALGFGPQMAMQVAERLYTQGFISYPRTESTAYPSSFDFRGTLGAQVNNPTWGSYVQRLLADGYQKPRSGTDVGDHPPVTPLRSATEDMLGNDAWRLYEYICTHFIGTVSPDCKYVRTKVEFSIGGEFFHCVGHRVLVKGFTSIMPWLAVTEKNLPQFTKGEKIEVSQVDLHEGMTSPPDYLSESELISLMEKNGIGTDASISVHINNICERNYVQVLAGRKLGPTALGITLIRGYQCIDPDLCLPDIRSFIEQQITLVAKGQADHFRVVQHVLQQFRQKYSYFVKQIENMDALFEAQFSPLADSGRVLSKCGKCLRYMKHISTQPSRLYCNTCEEVYYLPQKGSIKLYKELTCPLDNFELLIFSMPGPDGKSFPLCPYCYNSPPFEGIDTLFGAVKSGPSSQLGKGAGMPCFLCPHPTCRHSLIAQGVCACPECSGTLVLDPVSAPKWRLCCNMCNFLVLLPEGAHQISTTRERCPECDSTILEVDFNKKTTPLENGETLYTGCILCDELLHSLVEMKYGKSFFKRMGGRGRGRGSRRGGYRGRGRGTGKKVDPKMSFRDF, from the exons ATGGCTTCCAACAAAGTTATCATG GTGGCAGAGAAGCCTAGCATAGCTCTTTCTATAGCCTCTGTTCTCTCCCGTGGTCAA ATGTCTACAAGAAAGGCTAGTACGGATGTCCATGAATTTGAGGGAATGTTTCTTGGGTTTCATGTGCATTTTAAAGTGACATCGGTTATTGGGCATGTTTTCAG TGTAGATTTTCctgaaaaatatcaaaattggACAACCACTGATCCTCTTGATCTTTTTCAAGCCCCAATTCAAAAGACAGAAGCAAATCCAAAG GCTCATATTCGCAGGCATCTAAGCCAAGAAGCTCGTGGTTATGGTAACTTGGTTTTATGGTTGGATTGTGATCGTGAAGGggaaaatatttgttttgaag TTATGGATTGTATTGGCCATTCAAATGAGACTAGAAGAAGGATTTATCGTGCTCGGTTTTCCTCTGTTACTGAGAAAGACATTTTAAAGGCCATGGACAACCTTGTTGAACCTAATAAGGATGAGGCATTGGCAGTAGATGCTCGGCAAGAGATAGATTTGAAAGTTGGAGTTGCATTTACACGGTTTCAAACAAGCTTTTTTCAGGGGAAATACGGAAATCTTGATTCCAGAGTTATCTC CTACGGGCCATGTCAGACTCCAACCCTTGGTTTCTGTGTACAACGCTATCTGCAGATAAATACATTCAAACCGGAAAAGTTTTGGGCTGTACGCCCTTACATAATGCAAAAGGGCTATGAACTTCAGCTAGAATGGGAACGTAACAAGTTGTTTGACTACGAT GTTGCTGTAATGTTTCAAAAGTTGGTAATGGAAGATGGAATTCTAGAAGTGACTGAGATAGTAGAAAAGCAAGAAAGCAAAAGTCGTCCTTCTGGTCTTAATACAGTCAATCTTCTGAAG GTTGCTTCAAGTGCACTAGGCTTTGGACCACAGATGGCCATGCAAGTTGCTGAACGCTTGTATACTCAAGGTTTCATCAG CTATCCACGTACCGAGAGCACAGCTTatccttcttcttttgacTTTAGAGGCACACTTGGTGCGCAAGTAAATAACCCAACATGGGGTAGTTATGTTCAGAGGCTGCTTGCTGATGGTTATCAAAAGCCACGATCCGGGACAGATGTAGGTGACCATCCTCCTGTTACTCCATTGAGGTCTGCAACTGAGGACATGCTAGGAAATGATGCTTGGAGACTATATGAGTACATTTGTACACACTTCATAGGGACTGTATCTCCTGACTGCAAATATGTAAG AACAAAGGTAGAATTTTCAATTGGTGGAGAATTCTTCCATTGTGTAGGGCATCGTGTTTTGGTGAAAGGATTTACTTCTATCATGCCATGGTTGGCAGTAACTGAGAAAAATCTTCCTCAGTTTACAAAAGGGGAGAAAATAGAAGTTTCACAAGTGGACCTTCATGAG GGGATGACATCACCTCCAGACTATCTAAGCGAGAGTGAGCTAATATCCCTTATGGAGAAAAATGGAATTGGCACAGATGCGTCAATATCTGTtcatattaacaacatatgtGAGCGCAATTATGTGCAG GTACTAGCTGGCAGGAAGCTGGGTCCAACTGCCTTAGGTATTACTCTAATAAGAGGCTATCAATGCATCGATCCAGATCTCTGTTTGCCAGATATTCGCAGTTTCATCGAGCAGCAAATTACTCTTGTTGCTAAGGGGCAAGCAGATCATTTTCGTGTTGTGCAGCATGTCCTACAACAATTCAGGCAAAAATACAGTTACTTTGTCAAGCAG ATTGAAAACATGGATGCATTATTTGAAGCACAATTCTCCCCCCTTGCTGACTCAGGACGAGTTCTCAGTAAATGTGGCAAATGTCTACGGTACATGAAGCACATTTCCACCCAACCTTCTCGTTTGTATTGTAATACATGCGAGGAGGTTTATTATCTTCCTCAAAAGGGTAGCATTAAG CTGTACAAGGAACTTACTTGTCCTCTTGACAACTTTGAGCTACTAATCTTCTCCATGCCTGGCCCGGATGGCAAGTCATTTCCTCTCTGCCCATACTGCTACAATAGTCCTCCTTTTGAAGGTATCGACACGCTCTTTGGTGCTGTAAAATCTGGTCCATCAAGCCAGCTGGGAAAGGGAGCTGGGATGCCATGCTTCCTATGCCCACACCCCACATGTCGACATTCTTTGATTGCCCAAGGAGTCTGTGCCTGCCCTGAATGTAGTGGAACACTTGTTCTAGATCCTGTGAGTGCTCCCAAATGGCGGCTCTGTTGCAATATGTGCAATTTCCTTGTCTTGCTCCCCGAAGGAGCTCACCAGATTTCCACTACTCGAGAGCGGTGCCCTGAGTGTGACTCCACAATCTTAGAAGTGGACTTCAATAAGAAGACAACACCCTTGGAGAATGGAGAGACGTTGTACACTGGTTGCATTCTTTGTGACGAATTGCTCCATTCGCTAGTGGAGATGAAATATGGCAAATCATTTTTCAAGCGCATGGGTGGAAGAGGAAGGGGTAGAGGATCAAGGAGAGGTGGATATAGGGGAAGAGGGCGGGGTACCGGGAAGAAGGTGGATCCTAAAATGAGCTTCCGTGATTTCTGA
- the LOC117631565 gene encoding DNA topoisomerase 3-beta isoform X2: MFSDFPEKYQNWTTTDPLDLFQAPIQKTEANPKAHIRRHLSQEARGYGNLVLWLDCDREGENICFEVMDCIGHSNETRRRIYRARFSSVTEKDILKAMDNLVEPNKDEALAVDARQEIDLKVGVAFTRFQTSFFQGKYGNLDSRVISYGPCQTPTLGFCVQRYLQINTFKPEKFWAVRPYIMQKGYELQLEWERNKLFDYDVAVMFQKLVMEDGILEVTEIVEKQESKSRPSGLNTVNLLKVASSALGFGPQMAMQVAERLYTQGFISYPRTESTAYPSSFDFRGTLGAQVNNPTWGSYVQRLLADGYQKPRSGTDVGDHPPVTPLRSATEDMLGNDAWRLYEYICTHFIGTVSPDCKYVRTKVEFSIGGEFFHCVGHRVLVKGFTSIMPWLAVTEKNLPQFTKGEKIEVSQVDLHEGMTSPPDYLSESELISLMEKNGIGTDASISVHINNICERNYVQVLAGRKLGPTALGITLIRGYQCIDPDLCLPDIRSFIEQQITLVAKGQADHFRVVQHVLQQFRQKYSYFVKQIENMDALFEAQFSPLADSGRVLSKCGKCLRYMKHISTQPSRLYCNTCEEVYYLPQKGSIKLYKELTCPLDNFELLIFSMPGPDGKSFPLCPYCYNSPPFEGIDTLFGAVKSGPSSQLGKGAGMPCFLCPHPTCRHSLIAQGVCACPECSGTLVLDPVSAPKWRLCCNMCNFLVLLPEGAHQISTTRERCPECDSTILEVDFNKKTTPLENGETLYTGCILCDELLHSLVEMKYGKSFFKRMGGRGRGRGSRRGGYRGRGRGTGKKVDPKMSFRDF, encoded by the exons ATGTTTTCAG ATTTTCctgaaaaatatcaaaattggACAACCACTGATCCTCTTGATCTTTTTCAAGCCCCAATTCAAAAGACAGAAGCAAATCCAAAG GCTCATATTCGCAGGCATCTAAGCCAAGAAGCTCGTGGTTATGGTAACTTGGTTTTATGGTTGGATTGTGATCGTGAAGGggaaaatatttgttttgaag TTATGGATTGTATTGGCCATTCAAATGAGACTAGAAGAAGGATTTATCGTGCTCGGTTTTCCTCTGTTACTGAGAAAGACATTTTAAAGGCCATGGACAACCTTGTTGAACCTAATAAGGATGAGGCATTGGCAGTAGATGCTCGGCAAGAGATAGATTTGAAAGTTGGAGTTGCATTTACACGGTTTCAAACAAGCTTTTTTCAGGGGAAATACGGAAATCTTGATTCCAGAGTTATCTC CTACGGGCCATGTCAGACTCCAACCCTTGGTTTCTGTGTACAACGCTATCTGCAGATAAATACATTCAAACCGGAAAAGTTTTGGGCTGTACGCCCTTACATAATGCAAAAGGGCTATGAACTTCAGCTAGAATGGGAACGTAACAAGTTGTTTGACTACGAT GTTGCTGTAATGTTTCAAAAGTTGGTAATGGAAGATGGAATTCTAGAAGTGACTGAGATAGTAGAAAAGCAAGAAAGCAAAAGTCGTCCTTCTGGTCTTAATACAGTCAATCTTCTGAAG GTTGCTTCAAGTGCACTAGGCTTTGGACCACAGATGGCCATGCAAGTTGCTGAACGCTTGTATACTCAAGGTTTCATCAG CTATCCACGTACCGAGAGCACAGCTTatccttcttcttttgacTTTAGAGGCACACTTGGTGCGCAAGTAAATAACCCAACATGGGGTAGTTATGTTCAGAGGCTGCTTGCTGATGGTTATCAAAAGCCACGATCCGGGACAGATGTAGGTGACCATCCTCCTGTTACTCCATTGAGGTCTGCAACTGAGGACATGCTAGGAAATGATGCTTGGAGACTATATGAGTACATTTGTACACACTTCATAGGGACTGTATCTCCTGACTGCAAATATGTAAG AACAAAGGTAGAATTTTCAATTGGTGGAGAATTCTTCCATTGTGTAGGGCATCGTGTTTTGGTGAAAGGATTTACTTCTATCATGCCATGGTTGGCAGTAACTGAGAAAAATCTTCCTCAGTTTACAAAAGGGGAGAAAATAGAAGTTTCACAAGTGGACCTTCATGAG GGGATGACATCACCTCCAGACTATCTAAGCGAGAGTGAGCTAATATCCCTTATGGAGAAAAATGGAATTGGCACAGATGCGTCAATATCTGTtcatattaacaacatatgtGAGCGCAATTATGTGCAG GTACTAGCTGGCAGGAAGCTGGGTCCAACTGCCTTAGGTATTACTCTAATAAGAGGCTATCAATGCATCGATCCAGATCTCTGTTTGCCAGATATTCGCAGTTTCATCGAGCAGCAAATTACTCTTGTTGCTAAGGGGCAAGCAGATCATTTTCGTGTTGTGCAGCATGTCCTACAACAATTCAGGCAAAAATACAGTTACTTTGTCAAGCAG ATTGAAAACATGGATGCATTATTTGAAGCACAATTCTCCCCCCTTGCTGACTCAGGACGAGTTCTCAGTAAATGTGGCAAATGTCTACGGTACATGAAGCACATTTCCACCCAACCTTCTCGTTTGTATTGTAATACATGCGAGGAGGTTTATTATCTTCCTCAAAAGGGTAGCATTAAG CTGTACAAGGAACTTACTTGTCCTCTTGACAACTTTGAGCTACTAATCTTCTCCATGCCTGGCCCGGATGGCAAGTCATTTCCTCTCTGCCCATACTGCTACAATAGTCCTCCTTTTGAAGGTATCGACACGCTCTTTGGTGCTGTAAAATCTGGTCCATCAAGCCAGCTGGGAAAGGGAGCTGGGATGCCATGCTTCCTATGCCCACACCCCACATGTCGACATTCTTTGATTGCCCAAGGAGTCTGTGCCTGCCCTGAATGTAGTGGAACACTTGTTCTAGATCCTGTGAGTGCTCCCAAATGGCGGCTCTGTTGCAATATGTGCAATTTCCTTGTCTTGCTCCCCGAAGGAGCTCACCAGATTTCCACTACTCGAGAGCGGTGCCCTGAGTGTGACTCCACAATCTTAGAAGTGGACTTCAATAAGAAGACAACACCCTTGGAGAATGGAGAGACGTTGTACACTGGTTGCATTCTTTGTGACGAATTGCTCCATTCGCTAGTGGAGATGAAATATGGCAAATCATTTTTCAAGCGCATGGGTGGAAGAGGAAGGGGTAGAGGATCAAGGAGAGGTGGATATAGGGGAAGAGGGCGGGGTACCGGGAAGAAGGTGGATCCTAAAATGAGCTTCCGTGATTTCTGA
- the LOC117631565 gene encoding DNA topoisomerase 3-beta isoform X3, with translation MDCIGHSNETRRRIYRARFSSVTEKDILKAMDNLVEPNKDEALAVDARQEIDLKVGVAFTRFQTSFFQGKYGNLDSRVISYGPCQTPTLGFCVQRYLQINTFKPEKFWAVRPYIMQKGYELQLEWERNKLFDYDVAVMFQKLVMEDGILEVTEIVEKQESKSRPSGLNTVNLLKVASSALGFGPQMAMQVAERLYTQGFISYPRTESTAYPSSFDFRGTLGAQVNNPTWGSYVQRLLADGYQKPRSGTDVGDHPPVTPLRSATEDMLGNDAWRLYEYICTHFIGTVSPDCKYVRTKVEFSIGGEFFHCVGHRVLVKGFTSIMPWLAVTEKNLPQFTKGEKIEVSQVDLHEGMTSPPDYLSESELISLMEKNGIGTDASISVHINNICERNYVQVLAGRKLGPTALGITLIRGYQCIDPDLCLPDIRSFIEQQITLVAKGQADHFRVVQHVLQQFRQKYSYFVKQIENMDALFEAQFSPLADSGRVLSKCGKCLRYMKHISTQPSRLYCNTCEEVYYLPQKGSIKLYKELTCPLDNFELLIFSMPGPDGKSFPLCPYCYNSPPFEGIDTLFGAVKSGPSSQLGKGAGMPCFLCPHPTCRHSLIAQGVCACPECSGTLVLDPVSAPKWRLCCNMCNFLVLLPEGAHQISTTRERCPECDSTILEVDFNKKTTPLENGETLYTGCILCDELLHSLVEMKYGKSFFKRMGGRGRGRGSRRGGYRGRGRGTGKKVDPKMSFRDF, from the exons ATGGATTGTATTGGCCATTCAAATGAGACTAGAAGAAGGATTTATCGTGCTCGGTTTTCCTCTGTTACTGAGAAAGACATTTTAAAGGCCATGGACAACCTTGTTGAACCTAATAAGGATGAGGCATTGGCAGTAGATGCTCGGCAAGAGATAGATTTGAAAGTTGGAGTTGCATTTACACGGTTTCAAACAAGCTTTTTTCAGGGGAAATACGGAAATCTTGATTCCAGAGTTATCTC CTACGGGCCATGTCAGACTCCAACCCTTGGTTTCTGTGTACAACGCTATCTGCAGATAAATACATTCAAACCGGAAAAGTTTTGGGCTGTACGCCCTTACATAATGCAAAAGGGCTATGAACTTCAGCTAGAATGGGAACGTAACAAGTTGTTTGACTACGAT GTTGCTGTAATGTTTCAAAAGTTGGTAATGGAAGATGGAATTCTAGAAGTGACTGAGATAGTAGAAAAGCAAGAAAGCAAAAGTCGTCCTTCTGGTCTTAATACAGTCAATCTTCTGAAG GTTGCTTCAAGTGCACTAGGCTTTGGACCACAGATGGCCATGCAAGTTGCTGAACGCTTGTATACTCAAGGTTTCATCAG CTATCCACGTACCGAGAGCACAGCTTatccttcttcttttgacTTTAGAGGCACACTTGGTGCGCAAGTAAATAACCCAACATGGGGTAGTTATGTTCAGAGGCTGCTTGCTGATGGTTATCAAAAGCCACGATCCGGGACAGATGTAGGTGACCATCCTCCTGTTACTCCATTGAGGTCTGCAACTGAGGACATGCTAGGAAATGATGCTTGGAGACTATATGAGTACATTTGTACACACTTCATAGGGACTGTATCTCCTGACTGCAAATATGTAAG AACAAAGGTAGAATTTTCAATTGGTGGAGAATTCTTCCATTGTGTAGGGCATCGTGTTTTGGTGAAAGGATTTACTTCTATCATGCCATGGTTGGCAGTAACTGAGAAAAATCTTCCTCAGTTTACAAAAGGGGAGAAAATAGAAGTTTCACAAGTGGACCTTCATGAG GGGATGACATCACCTCCAGACTATCTAAGCGAGAGTGAGCTAATATCCCTTATGGAGAAAAATGGAATTGGCACAGATGCGTCAATATCTGTtcatattaacaacatatgtGAGCGCAATTATGTGCAG GTACTAGCTGGCAGGAAGCTGGGTCCAACTGCCTTAGGTATTACTCTAATAAGAGGCTATCAATGCATCGATCCAGATCTCTGTTTGCCAGATATTCGCAGTTTCATCGAGCAGCAAATTACTCTTGTTGCTAAGGGGCAAGCAGATCATTTTCGTGTTGTGCAGCATGTCCTACAACAATTCAGGCAAAAATACAGTTACTTTGTCAAGCAG ATTGAAAACATGGATGCATTATTTGAAGCACAATTCTCCCCCCTTGCTGACTCAGGACGAGTTCTCAGTAAATGTGGCAAATGTCTACGGTACATGAAGCACATTTCCACCCAACCTTCTCGTTTGTATTGTAATACATGCGAGGAGGTTTATTATCTTCCTCAAAAGGGTAGCATTAAG CTGTACAAGGAACTTACTTGTCCTCTTGACAACTTTGAGCTACTAATCTTCTCCATGCCTGGCCCGGATGGCAAGTCATTTCCTCTCTGCCCATACTGCTACAATAGTCCTCCTTTTGAAGGTATCGACACGCTCTTTGGTGCTGTAAAATCTGGTCCATCAAGCCAGCTGGGAAAGGGAGCTGGGATGCCATGCTTCCTATGCCCACACCCCACATGTCGACATTCTTTGATTGCCCAAGGAGTCTGTGCCTGCCCTGAATGTAGTGGAACACTTGTTCTAGATCCTGTGAGTGCTCCCAAATGGCGGCTCTGTTGCAATATGTGCAATTTCCTTGTCTTGCTCCCCGAAGGAGCTCACCAGATTTCCACTACTCGAGAGCGGTGCCCTGAGTGTGACTCCACAATCTTAGAAGTGGACTTCAATAAGAAGACAACACCCTTGGAGAATGGAGAGACGTTGTACACTGGTTGCATTCTTTGTGACGAATTGCTCCATTCGCTAGTGGAGATGAAATATGGCAAATCATTTTTCAAGCGCATGGGTGGAAGAGGAAGGGGTAGAGGATCAAGGAGAGGTGGATATAGGGGAAGAGGGCGGGGTACCGGGAAGAAGGTGGATCCTAAAATGAGCTTCCGTGATTTCTGA